The window TTTAATAGGGAAAAAACGTTCCCATCCTAATGCTTCTGCACAGTCCTTCGACGCAGATGATCTTTGTGAAATCCCGGCTAAAGCAATTGAGCTATCTGTTATTGCTACTAAAAAGACTGAAGAGTTACAAGCAGGTTATTTTGTGACTGAATGTcttccacaaagcaaaaaaaaggtgACGTGCTACCAGTGTAGTCTATGTAAGTTTCTATCACCTTCTCTCTTAACACTACAAGAACATATAAAACAACATGGGCAGAAAAATGAAGTGATATTAATGTGCTCAGAATGTCATTTTGCTTCCAAAAGCCAAGAAGAACTTGAATCCCACTTCCAAAATTACCATGAGAATGATGGTAAAAATAGCATCCAGGCAAAAGTGCAGCAATGTGTAAATGTCGCAAGTTCATTTTTGCAAGGGCCAGTGGAAGGAAGTGTCAAATCAGGGACTGATCAGACAGGAAGTCTGGAATGTAAAGATATAACTCAGTCTACTCATATGCCCGAAATGGGTAGGAGAAAATGGTATACTTATGAGCAGTATGGCATGTACCGGTGTTTAATTTGTCGGTACACCTGTGGTCAGCAAAGAATGTTGAAAACACATGCTTGGAAACATGCGGGTGAGGTTGATTGCTCCTATCCTAtctttgaggaagaaaatgaagctaCCAGCTTGTCAGAGACAGTTGTAACTCACACACCTCATAGCGTAGATACAGTTgttctttctttggaaaacaatGAACTTGATATCCATAGTGAACCTTCTCTTCAACTTCAGATTTGCAATTCTGAGCAACTGTCATGTAAATCGCCAGTAGGAACAAATGTAAAAGAGGAAGAGATGTTAAATCAGTCTGTAGTGCGTTCTCCTACTACAGAGGTTTTAGAGGAGACTGTATCAGATACAGAACAGGATAATGTGATAACTGATAGCCTACTTTCATCAGCACAGAAAATCATCAATTGTAGTCCAAATAAAAAGGGTCACGTTAATGTAATAGTAGAACGTTTGCCAGGTGCTGAAGAAAGTGGCTTGCAAAAGCCTTTCTTGATGAACACTGacattgaaacagaaaaaaaattaatctcggAGGAGTCCCATGTTACATGTGAAGAACCTGATGAAGTTTATCATTCAGATGAAATTCAAGAAGTAATAATAGGATGGAATAATACTGAGAAGAAAGATGGTGAATTAAGctctaataaaaatgtaacaacTGATGAAAATGTGCCTCCCGCACGAAGAAGGACAAATTCAGAGTCTTTACGACTACACTCATTAGCTGCAGAAGCTCTTGTTACAATGCCTATCAGAGCTGCAGAACTAACAAGGGCTAGCTTCAGGACTCTGACTGGAGAAGATGCCGTGGATGCaggtgcagggcagggagaagctAATGGCCCATGCATGGCTCATTCTAAAGTGGTATCCTCACTTAAGGATCCTTCAGAGGAGTTTAGTGGCTTAAACCAAAGTGAATGTGCAATAGTTGAGATACAGAAAGAAAGGCCAGAGTTATCAGAAGCACCAATTAAAATGGGCATCAGTATGTCACTACTCACTGTCATTGAAAAACTGAAGGAGAGGACAGATCAGAATGCTTCTGATGATGACATTTTGAAAGAATTACAAGACAACGCACAATGCCAAAATGCAAATGATGCAAATATTCCTGGAAGTAACCTAGTAGAATATATACCTAATGTAGATCGACCCTACCGCTGTCGCCTCTGCCATTATAGCAGTGGTAATAAGGGCTACATAAAACAACACTTGAGAGTCCATCGTCAGAGGCAGCCGTACCAGTGTCCTATCTGTGAACACATTGCTGACAACAGTAAGGATTTAGAGAGCCACATGATCAACCACTGCAAAACAAGAATGTATCAGTGCAAGCAATGTGAAGAATCCTTTCATTATAAGGTAAAGTTCTTTCCTGTGCCTGTCTATAATAGCTAAATAACCTATTTTGCTACCTTTTTAATAACTGGTGATCCCTCTTTCTAACTTAATTCAGTCTGACATGCTGGCTTCATTGTCATTACAATTGGGGATTATCGCCAGCAGCACTTTCCGAATATACAATTCAGCTATAATTATTCTGCCTTACCCACTGAAATAAACTTGCTTCCTCACATAAGTTATTTTCCTGAGAACCATCTTATGGACGTGTTAATATCATCTTGTTTTTCTGCCCACGTGTCGCAATTACAGGAAGAAATGGAAGCATCAGGGAACTTAGTAGCTGAAACTTTAAAAGAATGCGCAAACATGCCCGCTAGTTGTGAGTGTGTGCAACAGTAATCATGCCATTTGGGGGTAACATGAGACACTTTGAAggagaaattcttttttttcctctgttgttgtGTTGGACTGGATGTTCTGTAGAAGTTAGATCTGAAAGATTACACACCAGAGCAGAATAATGTACTTCTGCCGTTTATATAATTGTTATTTCAAGCATTAGTGCTGGTGAGTGTGTTCCTATGTACTCAGTTCAGTACTCAGGATTATGGAATAGATAGCATCAGTATCTAGCTGTAGAACTGAAACTCTTGTAGGCAACAGTACTGCAAATTTTCACATATTTACTGTTGTTTAGTCCTCACTTGAAAAAATGTGCAGGTAGGGTAGCAAAAggctctcttcccctctcctccccaacaAGTAGAAACAGGAATAACATATTCTTAAGTCACTAGGCAATAGGAAAGCTGAGTCCATTTTCACAGCAGCCATCCTCTAATACTGCTTTTGGACTATAATAATCCTGGAGGAAGAACTGCTTGCCACTTGTCTATGGGaatgggggaagaaggaaatttattttctaaataaatacaaatcataTAATCCTCTCAGTCACTCTTATCAATCCTTTATGTTCTTAATTAAATGTtacttactttgttttgtttctaataaaATTACCTGAGGGATAATCTGTATATATGTTAACATACATTTTATACCAGTTGTCATTAAAACTTGAGTAACAATGTCACAAGTGATTGCAATATTTGAAGTGACCAGTGTATGTCTGTAGTGTATATGTAAATGTGGGAAATTGTTTTTTCAGAGCCAACTGCGAAATCATGAAAGAGAACAACACAGTCTTCCAGATATCTTTTCAACAGCTACATCTAACAAACTAATAGTTTCCAATGAAGGAGATGAAAGAGAAGGTACTGTTTATATTTACACCTGAAATTACAAAAAGTCACTCATAACATTACTTCTGGTTGCTATATTTGTATAAAAGTGGTTTTAAGATCTTGTTcatgctgaaatgttttcatgcCTGTTCCTAACCTTAAACGTATGTTCTTTTCAGTGTGCAAAACTTACCGTAGTCAGTTTTGAGATGCCTACCAATAAACGTCAGTAAGATAAGACATTTTTAGTCCCTGTAATTGGACCTTgaatttcttcttattaaaaacaacTGGTATGGAGTATTACtttgaatttttaagaaaaaaatctttttttccttccttcagcagCTACAGTATTTTTCCGAACCACCTATAGTAAacaaaagaaagcctttttttaagctgtaaaaaagaaagccttttttatATGCTGTAAGAATATACATACAATACCGTCCATTCTGTGTTTAGAAATTTCTGTTTAATTGTGGTAATGCCCACAATGAGTCATTTGTGTTAGCCCTAGAGAGGCGAACGTAAGACATTCTAAAAATGCAACCTGTATCTGTAATAGTTGCCAGGGTAACAGTAGGtatgcattttcaaaatgtttgtttaactGTGTATCTGCTTATAATTTaatagtgtttgttttaaaaacaacaacaacaaaaaccccaaacccttgaTGTCTTAAGGTAGTGAAATAGAGGGAGAAATAGCCAAATTTTGAAGTTTAGGAGAAAATTTGGTCTTAAGATCCTTGAATACATCCTTCTCTTTGGTGAGTtaaagttttaactgaaaatatttacagcatttttaTTCTGAGGGCAATACTGTAATTATTAGTATTTTGCAATTTTAGAGCACTGTGAAAAAATACTAGTAATTATATCACCTCTAAACAACGTGGactgaagtatttccattttgtGCAGATAGGTCTTTTGCGTCCTAACTatggtttcttgtttgtttagaTAGCAAAATGTGCACTATAATAGTACTTAGATTGCAGTTGAAATTTCTGGGTTCTACTCTCACCTCTACAGCTGATCAGTGAGTGCAAAagtaataattgaaattaatgcAGCTACTTGTGAAAAAAGGTACTAACCAGCATGAGCCAGGGTGGACAGCTTGGACCATTAATGATTTGTCCAAAGCAGCATGGTACATGTCAGAATAAAATGAGATCCTTAACTCTTGAGTTCTGTTCTCTTAGCTCACGCTGCctctttttttggctttcagtATACAAGTTAGAAACGTAAAAGTTAATTACCGTATCAGCCTCAGGTAAAATGACCCTTCCCAACTCCTTTTTGCTCTCATCAATGCAGAAGGCATTTAAATTCAGGAAGTTGATCTGTCGTGCTTATTACATCCCTAAGACCTAACCCTGAGAGCGCCATCTGAAGTcaggggcagagaggaagaaggctAGGGAGGGTCTGCTGGTAGGGGGAACGTTCCCCATTAagtagtggatttttttcttcagaagaaatagcttaaatattttaatggaagtgATAGGAAATAAAACATTGTTAGTTTAGCTGGTTACAAATATCTATGAGCACAGCTTGGACTATTACTTCTGAcaccattttctttgttttaaaccaatatttttaaagatgtcatGATACAGGAATAACTACCTTGCAATGCCTGAAACATGTCAGATTTGGGGGAATACTGTACCTTTTGAGCTAAAGTCCTGTTAAGGTGACTGAAAATCAAGATACctatctgcttttgaaaacagtatgTTTTAATAAGGCAGTTTTAGAGTTTATATCCTGATCTTGTAACTTAATTTCCATGAAAGAGGAGCCCCTGTTCAGGAAAACTGCCTGCTTTCAATTTAATtactttagagattttttttatatatatattttttgctcATTATTATCTTATAAAAGTGCTACAGCCATGCACTTTAATTAATTGTTTACCCCGCATGAAATTTAGTAATTTGTCTTGAATGAAAACAGTTCGccttttaaacttttattaaCTCGTACTGTGGAATgcttaaattatttcagaaccaATTTATAATCAAATTGCAACACCACTGCAGTACAGCAATCTCTTGTCAAACAGATGTCATCCCTATAAAGCGACACAAAACAAAGAAGTTTATGGCAAAGCATCTGTTTATGTGAAAGATGCCTGAGCTGGAACAGTTTCATTTCTTGTTTATGAAATAGTTAGTCCTAAAAGCCTCTTTATTCATCATGGTTGTACAATAAATTAAAAGGGAGCATTATGACACTGGATATGATTGGATTGTAAATGTCTAATAATGAAGGAATAGGGTAATAAGCAGCATTACAGGAGCACCTGTTACTGCTGCTAGAACAAAGATCTGTCATTTCCATGTTCGCTTTTAGGAGACCTGATATCCTCCatccagaaagcaaaaaaggcCCCAAACCCACAAGAAATAAGCCAgtggagggggtgggggacacAACTGCTATTTTGCAACAGCAAGAGATTATATGATGTATTATAATTTATGTGCATTTCGTTGAAGGAATAAATATAAAGTAGTGATTGGTATAAATAATTGCTCCTAAGTGTGTGCTACTGGGTGGTTAGCCACTTATAACTATGCAGTAGATAATATGTTtgcataatgctttaaaaatctcattagaTACTGTTTGTTTTAAGCGGCCTGCCCAATAAAATACCAAATTCGtagcagaaaatacatttggaagCAGTTTAT is drawn from Mycteria americana isolate JAX WOST 10 ecotype Jacksonville Zoo and Gardens chromosome 8, USCA_MyAme_1.0, whole genome shotgun sequence and contains these coding sequences:
- the ZNF507 gene encoding zinc finger protein 507 isoform X1 — protein: MEEGSSVAVLMPNIGEQEAVLISETVIGPTLQNSEEQRKCKTDPLIHVIQKLSKIVDSEKSQRCLLIGKKRSHPNASAQSFDADDLCEIPAKAIELSVIATKKTEELQAGYFVTECLPQSKKKVTCYQCSLCKFLSPSLLTLQEHIKQHGQKNEVILMCSECHFASKSQEELESHFQNYHENDGKNSIQAKVQQCVNVASSFLQGPVEGSVKSGTDQTGSLECKDITQSTHMPEMGRRKWYTYEQYGMYRCLICRYTCGQQRMLKTHAWKHAGEVDCSYPIFEEENEATSLSETVVTHTPHSVDTVVLSLENNELDIHSEPSLQLQICNSEQLSCKSPVGTNVKEEEMLNQSVVRSPTTEVLEETVSDTEQDNVITDSLLSSAQKIINCSPNKKGHVNVIVERLPGAEESGLQKPFLMNTDIETEKKLISEESHVTCEEPDEVYHSDEIQEVIIGWNNTEKKDGELSSNKNVTTDENVPPARRRTNSESLRLHSLAAEALVTMPIRAAELTRASFRTLTGEDAVDAGAGQGEANGPCMAHSKVVSSLKDPSEEFSGLNQSECAIVEIQKERPELSEAPIKMGISMSLLTVIEKLKERTDQNASDDDILKELQDNAQCQNANDANIPGSNLVEYIPNVDRPYRCRLCHYSSGNKGYIKQHLRVHRQRQPYQCPICEHIADNSKDLESHMINHCKTRMYQCKQCEESFHYKSQLRNHEREQHSLPDIFSTATSNKLIVSNEGDEREGNKSSVQKLYRCDVCDYTSTTYVGVRNHRRIHNSDKPYRCRVCDFATTNMNSLKCHMRRHPQEHQAVQLMEQYKCSLCGYVCSHPPSLKSHMWKHASDQNYNYEQVNKAINDAISQSSRFQGQLPDKTLLEGTDESTVPILGSSDNLVSFTESINQTTNEISGSDENEKPNLMNTSCSLEKNSTLPHLGTEYCVLLFCCCICGFESTNKENLLDHMKEHEGEIINIILNKDHSTTQSTN
- the ZNF507 gene encoding zinc finger protein 507 isoform X2, whose protein sequence is MEEGSSVAVLMPNIGEQEAVLISETVIGPTLQNSEEQRKCKTDPLIHVIQKLSKIVDSEKSQRCLLIGKKRSHPNASAQSFDADDLCEIPAKAIELSVIATKKTEELQAGYFVTECLPQSKKKVTCYQCSLCKFLSPSLLTLQEHIKQHGQKNEVILMCSECHFASKSQEELESHFQNYHENDGKNSIQAKVQQCVNVASSFLQGPVEGSVKSGTDQTGSLECKDITQSTHMPEMGRRKWYTYEQYGMYRCLICRYTCGQQRMLKTHAWKHAGEVDCSYPIFEEENEATSLSETVVTHTPHSVDTVVLSLENNELDIHSEPSLQLQICNSEQLSCKSPVGTNVKEEEMLNQSVVRSPTTEVLEETVSDTEQDNVITDSLLSSAQKIINCSPNKKGHVNVIVERLPGAEESGLQKPFLMNTDIETEKKLISEESHVTCEEPDEVYHSDEIQEVIIGWNNTEKKDGELSSNKNVTTDENVPPARRRTNSESLRLHSLAAEALVTMPIRAAELTRASFRTLTGEDAVDAGAGQGEANGPCMAHSKVVSSLKDPSEEFSGLNQSECAIVEIQKERPELSEAPIKMGISMSLLTVIEKLKERTDQNASDDDILKELQDNAQCQNANDANIPGSNLVEYIPNVDRPYRCRLCHYSSGNKGYIKQHLRVHRQRQPYQCPICEHIADNSKDLESHMINHCKTRMYQCKQCEESFHYKSQLRNHEREQHSLPDIFSTATSNKLIVSNEGDEREGNKSSVQKLYRCDVCDYTSTTYVGVRNHRRIHNSDKPYRCSLCGYVCSHPPSLKSHMWKHASDQNYNYEQVNKAINDAISQSSRFQGQLPDKTLLEGTDESTVPILGSSDNLVSFTESINQTTNEISGSDENEKPNLMNTSCSLEKNSTLPHLGTEYCVLLFCCCICGFESTNKENLLDHMKEHEGEIINIILNKDHSTTQSTN